aaatcatttaaattcaaacactttattattattttttaaataacacagtCTATTTCCAAACACTAACTTAATCACTCAGTTGCCCCCCAATGCATGTCCTCTGCCCCAATTATGTCCCCCAAGGACTGTGGATCCTGGCCTGGTGGGCACTCTCTCTTGTGGAGCAGTACCAAAGCCTCCCATATACCGTGTATCAGGGAAAATCTGTTTTCTGTAAGATAGAAagcagttatttaaataatataaccttTGACAGTTGAATgcaatgtatattaatagGAACCCataaggtatttttataaaaaaaagttgcatTTCAACTCAAACAAGATTTTCTGTGTTTCACTTGGAAACAGGAAAGCATAGTACATTTAACAGTGTATAACAAtaagatatttgttttaaaaaccatTGGTTTAACAATAATAGATAGCTGAACTTACTGTTTACATGTTtacactactactactactgtaACAATAGCCAAGAATAAACTGTAAACTCAGTTTTAAccttagatatttaaaagtgtgtttgaaatcacaactaCTTGCAGCATcacaaagttaaaatattactgcATAAACAATCTCAGAACTATACTGTAACTACAGTGATAGGGTTAGTTAGTAAATAGTTAGTAGATAAgacctttaaataaatatatcccaATTTAGGCTGccatttgaaattaataataataatttatttattgcaagaatatggtacaaaaatacCCATATTACCCAGCAGACCTCTATAAACAATTATGATTTgtttatcatatatatgtccatatatacatattttagacTCAGGGCATACCAGAGAAAAAAGTCAATGTTACCTAATCACAGAGATGCACTAAGCAAATATACTTACAAAAATGCAGGTGGTGTTAACAGAGAGGGTCCACCCAATTCCTGtgggtatttaaataataagaagaaaGCCAGGTGACCAACAAGGATTCCCATTATGTCCAGAATACcgctgaaatataaaaaaaaacagtgagCAAATGACTTCAAACCATTATTCTTTAACactttttttagtttacaCCACCATTACTCAGTGGTCACTATATCTGATCATAAAAGAAATTGTgtgtcaataattttaacttgactatgatctatttttaaagatttcataagaattctttatttattttaaacctcCAGAAGATAGTAATAGAGTGTTTTTATCTCTCCAGTAAGTCAAAGTCATAGTAATGAATCTAAGTATTTTGTGTTACTTACCCTccactaataattaaattaaaagccaGCAAAACCCAGGGCAAATACATAGCCTTGAACCGTGTCCCAAACCAGAAAGATACAATCACATCCTTATTTAGTTGACACCACACATATAGTACTGATAACACCATTGGGTCCATAATTATCTgtaatcaaaacaaataaatattacattttccattacacttaattatttaacataacatatttaactttttttttatgccCTCCAAGGCTTGTCCAAAGGTGGTTAAATTTTATAGACAGTAATTAAAACACTAGTTAGTGATCTTTAGATAACAAGGCtgataaagataatatttcattagcatgttcaaaattatttcttagaaATATAAGCAGTTCCATGAGTTCCTATTGAAATTATAGTATGGCTAGTAATAGCAGGATTTGTAGTATTATTCTTGTTTGcatatattaaatcatatgGAATACTCCATAAgatgtaatgttttaaatgtattgtagcaaaacacaaatgttttttgCTTTCATATTGCACATGGGGTGGAGCTAAAATTTCATGGctcctataaataaataaacatattataagcagccttttttattataattacaaaggCAAGCATTTAAGGTATACTTACTGGCAATCCTGTAAAAAGACCAAGTAAAACACAGCACAGCCAATTGAATAAAAGCATATAAAAGTAATCAGCTGGTTTCCCTGCAAACATCCCAGACTCTAGCCGCTGTGAATAACTGTACAAGAAGTAGcagtttattagaaaatgaaaacctGTTGATGGGCTGATTGGATAATAGAACACTGCAGTGATTGGTCGCCATATCTAgaagacaaatattttattaaaagacgaAACTCTAAAATGAAGACAAGACAATAGATAAAATGAAGAATAGacaatattaatagtttattatatttcaaagaatACTTTAcctgaaatttataaaagatcAGATTAAAATCtagaataaagtaataataattgaaaattccGAATCTTCCCAATACACTCAATATTATTGTTGCTGCAAGCCAATACCGCGTAAAAAAGGGAACACTATTAAACCAGTCCTTGAATTCGGACATAGTTGCagctgatttttataaatatattttgaaccACTTTAAGCAACAAGACAAGATGCCTGGAACGAGAGCGCGCGACAAACTTGTAATAAATGCGTTAAATTGTGaaactgaaatataattttaggtaCACGTGTCCTATGGGAATTTGTTTAGACTAAAAAAAAGGAACAAATTTGTCTTTCGTATTCATTTACAAATGACACAAAATATAGATGATAATTGATGATATATCACAATCGTCCATGACactttgcaatattttttttttcaatttatccctaatgggaaaggcaaaggactttCGTCCATACAGCCAAGTCTTATTTTTTCACACTGTGCAATATTGACCATTGACATTTTACatggaaatttaatttttttaaatgacattTAACAGATAAATAGGTTGCATTTGAAGCTACAGAATCTAGTCGccatatttttactgtttctAGTGTGTGTTAAAATGTGATACGATTTTTATTCggtattcaatttttatataccatGCTTGATAAAGACCAAAAATATCGATTTATAAGGATACAAGTTTTGAATTTGGACATCGAGTGTAAATgtgccaatggactttgtatccggctaataaataaatttaaaaaaaagacaatgtCATATGTCAATAGtgtaaatagtaaattgtCTGGATAGCCGataggaaaaaaaaacaacatttaattttaatttgaataaccAAGACTAGCATTCTAAGTGCTTTATAGGcgtttaaagtataaatataaaaaaaaaacaaatatttatatacctaacaaaaataaaactttgaaatttgaatagaAGTACTGTCGttctaaaataaagaatatcatTTTAACTCATTAAAATGAGACttttaataaagcatttaaaaaCGCCAACTACTCTTAGTTTTCAACTAGTTAGTAATTTTGCCCGCAATTTTTCATCTAATGATCAAAAGGATGAACAGATAAAAACGGCTGCTGAAGAAGTACGAAAaagtaagttataattatagttattagTTACTAgtaattagatataaaatgaatcaatCTAAACAGagaatatttgtttaactttgcaacttaaaatcttaagatactATTGTAAAACATCTgcttatgaattttattattttacattaatggAGATCCATAGATTTATCAAATgcttattatgtatatacatcTTATCTAACATTATTTCTTCCAGTGTTGATatggattttaattttcttaacagttaaatcttttaagttttgtttgcttacataatgaaaatttgtttgtttttaatgtactGTTGAATATTACAGATATAACTGTAGAAAAATATTCTGGCATCACTACTCTGAACATAGATCGTCAAACATCCAGAAACAGTCTTGATGTAGAAACTTTAAAAGAAATGACTCAGGCTATTGATGCTTTTGATAAAGATCCTGAGGCCAAAGTTCTAGTGTTTAATGGAGAAGGAGGAAGTTTCTGCTCAGGCTTTGATTTGGACGAGATTGGGGAAAAGGGATATAGTGTTCTAACTGATGCTGCGGTGAGAACAAtagctaataatataatattgtaagaaCATAGTATAGTTACTAGGTCTcagtattttattcattatttaatctgCTTTATTTTGTAGCAAAGTCCAGGAGAGAGCTCTTTCCATTTCTTGATAGTGCAATTTAGGATGATACCCATATTCTTACTTATTCCAATAAAGCtacaatttcaaatatgttttttgcatttaattgccaataataacatttagcCAGTGTTATTATTGGtaattaaatgcaaaaaacatatttgaaattgtaGCCAAATTATTGGAATAagtaagaataaaatacataatatatattggaaaagttataattaaatctctcaaaatatatgtaattattttttttttaatttaagtcatGTTCACATATGGCATACATAAATGTGCAAAAATTATATCACCTCATTTTATAGTCATGGGACTGGAAGCACTGCAGTTCACTATAATTAGGAAATATTTCCAGGCAAGGTTGCTTCGTCGCCCACTATGTGATAAGCCAACAATTGCTGCTGTTCAAGGTTATGCTGTTGCTGAAGGTTTCGAATTGGCTTTGGCTTGTGATCTACGTATTATTGAAGAGACTGCAATATTGGGTTGTCTTGGAAGAAGATTTGGTATGACAAATTACAATAGTATGATACtaaatgcaatattaaatttgttttttataaaataaatctcatattattataataaatctctattaattaatttgttcgAATAAACTAATTTGTTCCGTAACCTTGCTTGTATGTCAAATGGCTTATATCTTAAAGCAATTTTTCTGATTGAAATGTTGTTTATCTGTTtcaatttttgttgtttagtgTTTTTGAATAAGTAACATAATTTTGCACTTTAATTcaagtgttttttaaattaaagtgcGAAATTATGCtagtttattatgttttggtCCTatggtaattaatatttatgtgataatatttaataaataactaaaagtaAGTAAACAAGAACCACAACACAACAGACAAACAATCAAACGGACTAAGGTATAGGCTGAGGTCAGAGAAACAGGGTAATGCGTACAACTCCTCATATCTCTTATCTTACTCTCATCTCAAAGCAAAACATTACTTGCTTGGTTGCTTATATCTAAAGACTTGTAAATTAGGACTTATTGATCGAGGTTCCACAGTATATGTATACACTgaagttacatatttttaaatataatatgtaccgttaaaaaaaatataagtagaaTATCTGAGTAAATTTTTAGGAGCTctgtttataaacatttatgtacatataggCAATAATGTCCTACCGctatcatttaagtattattaacaGTGTTTGTTCTCaagctatatatattatactaaattttaGGTGCACCACAAAGTTTATTTGGTGGAAGACGTCTTACAGCTCTCATTGGTCTATCACGTGCTTTGGACTTGTTAATGACGGGTCGGCCTATATCTGGCGCCGACGCATACGCAATGGGCCTTGGTTGTAAATTAACTGCTACAGGCACTGGTAAGAGTTaagacataatttaaaaaattgacataattatcataatttattttttatatattttgagtgTTTCTATATCACAATAAGTTGAAATCATAATTACGCAAATATCGACATTTACGAATCCatcaagaataatttaattaacacttgGGATATGTGTTTCATAGGGAATAGAgaaatttatactttaattatatatttttttactaatttattatttttctttacctgCAATCAAGTAGGTTCCTTCTGGGATTTACTTTATGTGTCTGTAAATTTACCAACTTAATAGCTGGGCTGAAAAGTTTGTAGGCTACATAGATAAAATCGTTTTGCCTTCAAGAGTGATACAACGATTATAGCGATCATACAATTTCTATAGAACGATTTGTCTTTAGCCTCAAAACAGGCTTCAGTTTCGGCGATTACCTCTTCATCAGCGCAAAATTTATATCAAGCCAAGTCTTGGCTTCAATAGTATATCTTTTTGTAAAAATCAATGCTTCATTAACGATGTAAATTgctttttatctatttttttaataaaatcaaaatatcttttgaAGGTTAGGACTAagtaaaattcatataaatttaatactaatagCATCATATCAGTGACTGCCTACTGCGAAACTAGCcaccaaataaattatagtcaGAATGAAAATATTGGTTCAGGCCGGGTCACTAGAAGAGGGTTAACATTTAAGaatgtaattttctttattttagcaTTAGGTGAATCCATCAAATTATCGAAGTCTTTAATAAAGTTTCCTCAAAATGCCTTAATAATGGATAAATTAGCAGCTATTATGTCCCAATTGAATCCTAATAGTGAGGAAAGTATGAGAGATGAAGCTATCATGAGCAGTCTACTTGGTTCAGCAATTGATGACCTTAATAAGGGTGTACAGAAGTTCAAAGGAGGTGAGTGACTATAGAGTTGTGACTTACTGTGAATAGTTCTAATTATCTGCTGattgaatacttttttgacatattaTGTGAGTCATCTTTGGCTTTTAACTCTTGTCTTTGGTATACGCAAGGCACATGTTTAATAAGGTatgatgatatatttattttgtggttCTTAGGTTTGTATGCATCTTTTCCCTAACTAAGTATGTATTAAGTTAGTAATTAAGATTACCAATTTGatcctaatttaatttatatctaaaacaatgtgtatgtgttgctcttgtatttttaatacaagaaaatatgacatcacaacaTACTATATGTATGTTGTGTCAGTACCtaggttaaataaaattatttttttatccttTTGAGTtgacatatattatttgtcacttttggaatttttttgacatattattttgatgcATACTTTTTGCAGGTATAGGAAAACATGGCAAATTCTACAAATTAACAGAAATGCCACTTAAAGACTGGGAATTGGAGGAAAGTCtagaagaaatagaagtaGTTGTTAAAGATAAGGAAAAGAAACCGTAATTAAGATgctatgttaattaattaattaatcattaaaatctagtctgtcttatattttatttttaaaatgcatacaatttttttttaaatatatctatagttTTGTGGGTGAAAATTAACCAAACTATACttagatttgtatgtattgttggagttaaaacacattttaaataatgtgaaaCCAGGCTCGATTGTTCAtggaattttattagtatgctTTAAAGAGGGTTCAAAGGAAAGCCACGCAAAAGGTCAGAGCACTTAGGAACAAACCTTATAATTAGCACCTAAAAGCATTTAATCTTAGCAAAAAGCTGGTTGAATAAGAAGTAATCTCATTGAAACCTATAAAATCCTTACTGGCCACTATATTGTTCTAGGAAATGAAGAATGTCTATACTTTTAGTGAGAGCATACATTTGAGTGGgagttatttaaaactgtagttaattaatacaaattccCTACAGATCTGTCTCCCAAACCAAGTCGTGAATTACTCGAATAGAATAGGGTAATTGGGACACCCTCTTTGAACTCTTATAAAGAATGGTTGCATAGTTTCTTCAACTCCGGAAATACACATGTATCAGCCTATTAAGCTGCTTAGTGAgtctacataataataagaaacacaacatttataacatacattttaatcagAATTATTCAGTAATGCCCTTCTCTGCTTGGTACTTGTAGTGGAGGTCAGAGCAATCTTCATTGGATATGTTGACCCATCCTTTGTCGCTGATGTGGTATACACGAATAATACCACCTGAATACGCATCACGGTGTGTAGCATGATAGATTGCACGACGACCCAGTTctgtcaataataataattctatcaATATAAGTATTCAAGAGTCCTTTAAAAAAGAGCAAAGCAACCAGAAAAgcaattgtaattatatttagttgaATTTATGCCGGCCTAattgaacatttttaaatattttctcataaactatgatgtttttttttatgattttaaataagattttaaccTATGAAATAAGTGTACTCATTCAAACTTTAACCTGAAAGCAAAGCTTAGCTTTAaaagtataaagaaaaaaatccttGCCTTGTGCTTCTAAATCCTCTAGATCCCAGCGGTATCCAGAATCAAGGACACCAAAAGCATATACTGATCCAGAACCAACAGAAAATACTTTGCCTGGTGTACGTGTCCCTTCACTGTccacataatataattgtgcACCCTGTAATCAAGTAAATTTTACCttaatacagaaatgtttCCAGCTTTTGATGACAACAAAAATAAGTGACATATATacatcatacatacatattttaacatttatttcatttacagaagttaaatatttcattttaaataatactttttaggaTTGCAGTTATTACATACCCTCTTATCAAAACCAGCCAACATCATGCCCATACTCAATCCCATTCCCTTATAGTTGTAAACCATGTTTGCCATCAGTTTGCTGGCAGCTGCTACAGAGATGCGTTCTCTATTTCTCAATTCATACAGTCTACATTGTTTTGCTAGTACTCTGTCCCAGTAGACACAATCGGCAGCACCTCCAGCAAGTGTTCCTGTTTAAatcattattcatttaaataatcattcaataaacaaaatttactgTCACAAAAATATGGtcacttaatatattatagaaaattcaGTAATAATAAGTAACCTTAAAGTAACTCACCAAGCAGGTAATCATTGATTTCTACAATCTTCTTCATGGACTGAGAGCCAATAAACTGGCCTCCTGTAGCTCTAGAATCTACTGCCAACAGTACACCTCCCTGGACAAATAAGTGTAAATCTTGTGaagactatttaatatttattaagtatatat
This sequence is a window from Pieris rapae chromosome 20, ilPieRapa1.1, whole genome shotgun sequence. Protein-coding genes within it:
- the LOC110995959 gene encoding derlin-1 gives rise to the protein MSEFKDWFNSVPFFTRYWLAATIILSVLGRFGIFNYYYFILDFNLIFYKFQIWRPITAVFYYPISPSTGFHFLINCYFLYSYSQRLESGMFAGKPADYFYMLLFNWLCCVLLGLFTGLPIIMDPMVLSVLYVWCQLNKDVIVSFWFGTRFKAMYLPWVLLAFNLIISGGGILDIMGILVGHLAFFLLFKYPQELGGPSLLTPPAFLKQIFPDTRYMGGFGTAPQERVPTRPGSTVLGGHNWGRGHALGGN
- the LOC110995951 gene encoding probable enoyl-CoA hydratase echA8, whose translation is MRLLIKHLKTPTTLSFQLVSNFARNFSSNDQKDEQIKTAAEEVRKNITVEKYSGITTLNIDRQTSRNSLDVETLKEMTQAIDAFDKDPEAKVLVFNGEGGSFCSGFDLDEIGEKGYSVLTDAAARLLRRPLCDKPTIAAVQGYAVAEGFELALACDLRIIEETAILGCLGRRFGAPQSLFGGRRLTALIGLSRALDLLMTGRPISGADAYAMGLGCKLTATGTALGESIKLSKSLIKFPQNALIMDKLAAIMSQLNPNSEESMRDEAIMSSLLGSAIDDLNKGVQKFKGGIGKHGKFYKLTEMPLKDWELEESLEEIEVVVKDKEKKP
- the LOC110995952 gene encoding proteasome subunit beta type-5 → MALLDFCRLDEKINLKPADSLATFQNDVVGYTQNFLNSAQLAAPPFANPVETLAQFSTKDETGRQIKMEFDHGTTTLGFRYKGGVLLAVDSRATGGQFIGSQSMKKIVEINDYLLGTLAGGAADCVYWDRVLAKQCRLYELRNRERISVAAASKLMANMVYNYKGMGLSMGMMLAGFDKRGAQLYYVDSEGTRTPGKVFSVGSGSVYAFGVLDSGYRWDLEDLEAQELGRRAIYHATHRDAYSGGIIRVYHISDKGWVNISNEDCSDLHYKYQAEKGITE